From a region of the Besnoitia besnoiti strain Bb-Ger1 chromosome I, whole genome shotgun sequence genome:
- a CDS encoding hypothetical protein (encoded by transcript BESB_010110), with product MPGPLPVASLLRRIPPPSSVPSSFTPSSSSCSPAPSSRLSPSPTSSSRTRSSSVASPSLSARSSFSAPLGSSALSPSPSGCIPSLGGVPACARRAAFAPSLGACSASRRSLSISRLFRAVLRRFVLHFEPPVASPFPAPSAEERRRFLRYRLLQFQQFAKQQAIPWPFRQDAQRKLDREKAPAEDERGSSPPASSAEAVRARGPLSRKSPSESAAAVPRTSASASAPVFSSFRSSFVDPRWRIPALWPAKRLLPPPPPPPEYVFAKSDARAQTADAEASADPAAKKAGLPLRIQAIGHGTFLIQCGGINVLTDPLFANKAGPFGAIGLPRVSQPGVALADLPPIDVVLLSSVRYDAYDHSTLRFLAKRDGSTFFVPSGVLARRYVSPRVFGSVYSMNWGERVKFDENFLVFFCPALHAPVGRYGFDWGIPGWGSFVLQWREKETLAPPAEGPRARPASKTVYYGGRSAYSRKMMDLIREGTRRDKAALREEMELEAQLQRAMEKERRRRRGEDQALTAEDLVDARDAETKGEKEDFVFDLAVLPIGGFEPREYMKRYQMSPEEAVDAHLRLESSVTVPSHFDVLPVGSEGFREAPARLIAACEAKGVHVDGFTASSELGRSRGDAALSRGEPERAAEGGEKKGQFTILEPGAHLWLP from the exons CTCGCTCCTCGTCCGTTGCGTCTCCgagcctctctgcgcgctcaTCTTTCTCCGCACCGCTTGGGTCgtctgcgctgtcgccgtcgccgtcgggctGCATTCCGAGCCTCGGGGGGGTGCCCGcttgcgcgcggcgagcggcgttcgcgccttcgctcggcGCGTGCTCGGCGTCTCGCAGGTCTCTCTCGATCTCCCGCTTGTTTCGCGCAGTGCTTCGGCGCTTCGTTCTTCACTTTGAGCCGCCAGTTGCGTCGCCCTTCccagcgccctccgccgaggAGCGAAGGAGGTTTCTTCGCTATCGCCTGCTGCAGTTCCAGCAGTtcgcgaagcagcaggcAATCCCTTGGCCGTTTCGCCAGGATGCGCAGCGGAAGCTTGACAGAGAGAAGGCTCCCGCCGAGGACGAGCGAGGCAgctctccgcctgcgtcctccgcggaggcTGTGAGAGCCCGCGGCCCTCTTTCGCGCAAGTCGCCTTccgagtctgcggcggccgtgcCTCGCACCTCGGCCTCGGCCTCGGCTCCCGTGTTCTCTTCGTTTCGCTCGTCCTTCGTGGACCCGCGCTGGCGGATCCCCGCGCTTTGGCCAGCGAAGCGCCTCTtgccgcctccaccgcccCCGCCGGAGTACGTTTTTGCGAAGAgcgacgctcgcgcgcagaccgcagacgcggaggcaagTGCAGACccagccgcgaagaaggccggACTGCCACTCCGCATCCAAGCCATTGGCCACGGCACGTTTCTCATTCAGTGCGGCGGCATCAACGTCCTCACCGACCCCCTCTTCGCCAACAAAGCCGGTCCCTTCGGCGCGATCGGCC TGCCTCGCGTCAGCCAGCCGGGCGTTGCGCTGGCGGATCTTCCGCCGATTGACGtcgttcttctctcctccgtcCGTTACGACGCGTATGACCATTCCACGTTGCGTTTCCTCGCGAAGCGCGACGGCTCCACGTTCTTCGTTCCCTCTGGCGTGCTTGCGCGGCGCtacgtctcgccgcgcgtctttgGCAGCGTGTACTCGATGAACTGGGGCGAGCGCGTGAAGTTCGACGAGAattttctcgtcttcttctgtccCGCCCTCCACGCGCCCGTCGGCCGCTACGGGTTCGACTGGGGGATCCCGGGATGGGGAAGCTTCGTGCTGCAGtggcgcgagaaggagacgctcgcgcctcccgcggaaggcccgcgcgcgcgcccggccAGCAAGACTGTGTACTACGGCGGCCGCTCGGCGTACAGTCGAAAGATGATGGACTTGATCCGCGAAGGCACGCGGCGAGACaaggcggcgctccgcgaggagatggagctcgaggcgcagctgcagagagcgatGGAGAAAgaacgccgcaggcggcgcggagaggaccAGGCGCTCACCGCGGAGGACTTGGTGgacgcacgcgacgccgagacgaagggagagaaggaggactTTGTGTTTgacctcgccgtcctcccgATCGGGGGCTTCGAGCCGAGGGAGTACATGAAGCGCTACCAAATGAGCCCCGAAGAAGCCGTAGAC GCGCATCTTCGGTTGGAGTCCAGCGTAACGGTTCCTTCGCACTTCGACGTGCTTCCGGTTGGAAGCGAAGgcttccgcgaggcgcccgcccgcctcatcgctgcatgcgaggcTAAGGGCGTTCACGTGGACGGTTTCACTGCGAGCTCCGAGCTTGGCCGCTCCAGAGGCGATGCGGCGCTCAGCAGGGGGGAGCcggagagagccgcagagggcggcgagaaaAAAGGGCAGTTCACCATCCTGGAGCCCGGTGCACATTTGTGGCTGCCGTAA
- a CDS encoding rhoptry kinase family protein ROP37 (incomplete catalytic triad) (encoded by transcript BESB_010080) has protein sequence MNPITSEELRTGESDLREMVARVLSGQLEKEKTAWRMEVAGEYSATDTAPLPASRSERQKLREAAFRSAIPNGSLFNAYDTTGGAARLSVGRILGSGANGIVCRVQDTSVSSRAVDYAGKFFVRHLAPGSSQSIQDALSELTQSVEKETAANALLLERAALGDLLEHGIAVSHGLCTLISTHPQDTKLPSPWLSSPDEVSSKGRLVIGEKVLLMPLLGPALTKFWSKAMSDEALKYLVYTLVKTVSYLHGLGLAHRDVKLSNFVVDSRGKLFLIDYGFVTKMGDTAFCGKGAPPSYMDPHRAQCILNGEDEIVVSEHWDSWSLGVTIVKLLCDGEKPFRFEFPDRKLQDLVKNKTYLREFLQKFLKALERDKFVGDSCPFLTQERKKLLSIAMLLLDPQEGTRWTVRQLEQGHPFFLT, from the coding sequence ATGAATCCGATCACAtcggaggagctgcggacgGGAGAGAGCGATCTACGGGAGATGGTGGCGCGGGTCTTGTCGGGACAACTtgagaaagaaaagacggCTTGGCGTATGGAGGTCGCTGGGGAGTACAGTGCTACCGACACCGCCCCGCTCCCCGCAAGCCGATCGGAGCGACAAAAATTACGCGAAGCAGCCTTCCGGTCCGCCATACCCAATGGATCGTTGTTTAACGCATATGATACCACTGGCGGTGCCGCTCGGCTCAGTGTGGGCCGAATTCTCGGTTCAGGAGCAAATGGTATCGTATGCCGTGTACAGGACACCAGCGTATCAAGTAGAGCCGTAGACTACGCAGGGAAGTTCTTCGTTAGGCACCTAGCCCCTGGGTCATCACAGAGTATCCAAGATGCCTTGTCTGAGCTTACACAATCCGTGGAGAAGGAAACGGCTGCAAACGCGTTGCTTTTGGAGCGAGCAGCTCTAGGCGACCTACTGGAGCATGGAATCGCCGTTAGTCACGGACTGTGCACGCTCATCTCGACGCATCCGCAAGACACCAAGCTCCCATCTCCGTGGCTTAGCTCCCCAGACGAGGTTTCGTCGAAAGGTCGGCTAGTAATTGGAGAGAAGGTACTACTGATGCCACTCCTCGGTCCGGCTTTGACGAAATTCTGGTCGAAGGCCATGTCTGACGAAGCACTGAAGTACCTGGTCTACACGCTGGTCAAAACTGTAAGCTACCTCCATGGTCTTGGTTTGGCCCACAGAGACGTGAAGCTGTCGAATTTCGTCGTGGATAGTCGTGGAAAGCTGTTTCTTATCGACTACGGGTTTGTGACAAAGATGGGAGACACTGCATTTTGCGGTAAGGGCGCCCCTCCCTCGTACATGGACCCCCACAGGGCGCAATGTATTCTGAATGGAGAGGACGAGATAGTCGTTTCAGAGCATTGGGACAGTTGGTCTCTGGGAGTCACGATCGTCAAGCTACTATGCGATGGCGAAAAACCGTTCCGCTTCGAATTTCCCGACAGGAAACTACAAGACTTAGTGAAAAACAAAACGTACCTACGCGAATTCCTCCAAAAATTTCTTAAAGCTCTTGAAAGGGACAAATTTGTGGGAGATTCGTGTCCGTTCTTGACTCAGGAACGCAAGAAGCTTCTGAGTATCGCCATGTTACTTCTCGATCCGCAGGAGGGGACCCGGTGGACAGTGCGCCAGCTAGAGCAAGGACACCCATTTTTTCTCACCTGA
- a CDS encoding RecF/RecN/SMC N terminal domain-containing protein (encoded by transcript BESB_010090): MREEPANVDAHAAFSHTARAACAEEGSLLAAEAGAAAAGDVECVIPAASALPLALVESQAACAARDGGRGRDVEAAARPQESGESTDGDAALAPFLPPPPRKRLMIERVVLENFKSYGKKKVIGPFHKRFTAIVGPNGSGKSNVIDAMLFVFGRRAQQIRLKNVVELIHNSAAAGGAGGEPLQSARVTVFFQEIIDQDPDSETYEVVPSSQFVISREVSRASNSTEYRVNGQKAQQRQVVELLKSKGLDLQNNRFLILQGEVEQIALMKPKATRPEETGLLEYLEELVGSNRLIEPIQKAQEDYEASCQQYQEKANRCRAAGLEVKQLEGPKHEAVKFLQFERRSQLNALLLAALDGRELSNAYCERRRELAKLEKQKEEDEERGAALAKQFETLSKELDDLFKKDRKLQTQFAEVDGKFNQMVWRDEELRNELFSEAQASEEKTQKVKANSQKREEEQRLIESRQKEVDEKRTQIPAAEEAYEKAKDDVESYRDSIKDEVRTLASRHSEAEKRLAPLQAALDDQMKTMAKLNKESSLLEKKRLRGEQEHRSLEENLTKLRQLLQDRATGTEQKKNLLEAIQTERRDARKRKEALAAEVQSLREKLRETQTKAHKIEARRVESRSNSRVMQVLQQMKRKGEIRGLHDRLGELGCIDRKYEKAFMAAGGGFCSFLVVEEPQDATAVFQVLRQKDLGRVNVLALQVLERDLSGYMQRSDAEARASESPFPRLIDLVSLKKERYRIAFYKAVGDTIVAPNMDEATRIAYSQRKRVVTLDGGLIEVDGRMVGGGVRERSNGQGIRVADGAGAASIREEERDDEEEERLLPELKESIRAMEQRLQAALREIEELEEQLSRLDAQEDEAENSVALLQQDVQAAERQIREVSDRLKAHSKESLTAEERKKLAKLQQEIDAASEKQQKGLADVKEQEKVVAELHQQLQDAGGDEMKKRKNKLLLAERNLNRLKEQVAFQVKEATDRQVECENLKRANARLTKEIADHQTRLTEISEQLAQMEEEAKGVLAEKEKIDEERRKLEEEIKTLKAKKESVEEEIKQLGLNTLDVQHQLTTLQAAVEQASQARQAQLQVASASLEKLSELDKMLREEGEVDPEEAVGADDAEMEDLDAQDEAGRSRQKRRIVAEEGDERASDAARGASSADAEDEEAEASSEDDFPSLLRRRFGEVLKQLRLETRLSAPHLRTLDKKTLLAEKQKFAVDQKKGKAAASAAGAGEGGGSLHALVLYRQKKTEYERKEDEMQKAWKAREASKRNVDLLCAERKKEFMDAFVIIAAKLKETYRMLSQGGDAELELVDSSDPFSEGILLSVRPPKKSWRLIQHLSGGEKTLSSLSLVFALHHYSPTCVYFLDEIDAALDYRNVSILANFVKQKAKDAQFIIISLRNQLFELANRLVGIYKTHDVTKSVAVDPGRFSCDENKNENKSENRLELNGNKRAAPALGDQGNFAAPFVSPVLQTGRKREGKARDEFAQTPLLELPDGA, translated from the exons ATGAGGGAGGAGCCTGCGAATGTCGACGCCCACGCCGCGTTTTCACACACCGCacgggctgcatgcgctgaagaagggagtctcctcgcagccgaggccggagcggcggccgctggagACGTTGAGTGTGTCATCccggctgcgtctgccctTCCTCTGGCGCTCGTGGAGAGCCaagctgcgtgcgcggcgcgtgatGGAGGAAGGGGGAGGGACGttgaggctgccgcgcggccgcaagaAAGCGGAGAGTCCAccgacggagacgccgctcttgcgccttttctgccgcctcccccccggAAGCGCTTGATGATTGAACGCGTCGTACTTGAGAACTTCAAGAGCTACGGGAAAAAGAAGGTCATCGGCCCCTTCCACAAA CGCTTCACGGCGATCGTCGGCCCGAACGGCAGCGGCAAGAGCAACGTGATTGACGCAATGCTTTTTGTGTTTGGGCGACGTGCACAGCAGATTCGGCTGAAGAACGTCGTCGAGTTAATTCACaactccgcggccgccggcggggcggggggcgaaCCGCTGCAGTCTGCGCGAGTCACCGTTTTCTTCCAAGAAATCATCGACCAG GACCCAGATTCGGAGACCTACGAGGTGGTGCCCAGTTCGCAGTTTGTGATTTCCCGCGaggtctcgcgcgcgtcgaacTCGACCGAGTACCGCGTCAATGGCCAGAAGGCTCAACAGCGCCAAGTCGTCGAGCTGCTCAAGTCCAAGGGCCTCGACCTGCAAAACAACCGCTTCCTCATTCTGCAGGGAGAAGTCGAGCAAATCGCGCTCATGAAGCCCAAAGCGACG CGGCCGGAGGAGACGGGCCTGCTTGAGTACCTCGAGGAGCTCGTGGGCTCGAACCGGCTGATCGAGCCCAtccagaaggcgcaggaggacTACGAGGCGTCGTGCCAACAG TACCAAGAGAAAGCGAaccgctgccgcgcagccggccTGGAGGTCAAGCAGCTAGAGGGCCCGAAGCACGAAGCCGTCAAGTTCCTCCAGTTCGAAAGGCGGAGCCAACTgaacgcgctgctgctcgccgcgctcgacggGCGG GAGTTGAGCAACGCGTactgcgagaggcggcgcgagctggccaagctggagaagcagaaagaagaagacgaggagaggggcgctgcgctcgcgaagCAGTTTGAGACG CTCAGCAAAGAGTTGGATGATCTCTTcaagaaagacagaaaactGCAGACGCAGTTCGCCGAG GTCGACGGCAAGTTCAACCAGATGGTGtggcgcgacgaggagctgcggaacGAGCTGTTCAGCGAAGCGCAGGCTTccgaggagaagacgcagaaggtgAAGGCAAATtcgcagaagcgcgaggaagagcaGCGCCTGATCGAGTCGCGGCAGAAGGAAGTCGACGAGAAGCGAACTCAGATCCctgccgccgaagaggcttacgagaaggcgaaggacgacGTTGAGAGCTACAGGGACTCCATCAAAG ACGAAGTGCGCACGCTGGCGTCGCGTCACAGCGAGgccgagaagcgcctcgcgccgctgcaggcggccctCGACGACCAGATGAAGACGATGGCGAAGCTCAACAAAGAAAGCTCTCTTttagagaagaagagacttCGC GGCGAACAGGAGCACAGGAGTCTGGAGGAGAATCTGACGAAGCTGCGGCAGTTGCTGCAGGACCGAGCGACCGGCACagagcagaagaaaaactTGCTCGAGGCGATTCAGACTGAGCGGAGGGACGCacggaagaggaaggaggctCTGGCCGCTGAAGTCCAGAGTCTGCGCGAAAAgctgcgagagacgcagacgaaggcgcacaAG aTCGAAGCGCGTCGCGTCGAGTCGCGGTCTAACAGCCGCGTCATGCAAGTCCTGCagcagatgaagaggaagggAGAAATCAGGGGCCTGCACGACAGACTCGGCGAACTCGGATGCATCGACAGAAAG TACGAAAAGGCGTTTATGGCAGCGGGAGGAGGATTCtgctccttcctcgtcgtcgaggagCCGCAAGACGCGACAGCCGTCTTTCAAGTTCTCCGCCAGAAGGACCTGGGGCGCGTCAACgtgctggcgctgcaggtTCTG GAACGAGATCTCTCTGGGTACATGCAGCGCtccgacgcggaagcgcgggcgagcgagtcGCCGTTTCCGCGCCTGATTGACCTCGTTTCTCTGAAGAAAGAGCGGTACCGCATCGCCTTCTACAAAGCTGTGGGAGACACCATCGTCGCCCCGAACATGGACGAAGCGACGCGCATCGCCTActcgcagaggaagcgcg TGGTCACGTTGGATGGCGGGTTGATTGAAGTCGACGGGCGCATggtcggcggaggcgtccgcgagcgcagcaaCGGGCAAGGCATCCGCGTGGctgacggcgcgggcgcggcgagcatccgcgaagaagagagagatgacgaagaggaggaacggCTGCTGCCTGAGCTCAAGGAAAGCATCCGCGCGATGGagcagaggctgcaggcggcgctgcgagagatC GAAGAACTTGAGGAGCAGCTATCGCGTCtggacgcgcaggaggacgaagcggaAAACAGCGtggcgcttcttcagcagGACGTTcaggctgcagagaggcag ATTCGAGAGGTCTCGGACCGGCTGAAGGCGCACAGCAAAGAGAGCTTGACAGCcgaggagcggaagaagctcGCGAAGCTTCAGCAGGAG ATTGATGCAGCGAGCGAAAAGCAACAGAAGGGCCTGGCGGATGTCAAGGAGCAAGAGAAAGTCGTCGCTGAGCTGCACCAGCAGCTGCAAGACGCCGGTGGAGACGaaatgaagaagaggaagaacaAGCTTCTGCTCGCCGAGAGAA ACTTGAACCGCCTCAAGGAGCAGGTCGCGTTCCAGGTGAAGGAAGCGACAGACCGGCAAGTCGAGTGCGAGAATTTGAAGCGCGCGAACGCGCGTCTCACCAAGGAAATCGCTGATCACCAG ACGCGGCTGACGGAGATCTCCGAGCAGCTTGCGCagatggaggaggaggcgaagggggTGTtggcagagaaggaaaagatTGATGAAGAAAGGAGGAAACTCGAGGAGGAGATAAAAACACTCAAAGCAAAGAAAGAATCAGTTGAAGAAGAGATCAAGCAACTTGGCCTGAACACG CTCGATGTTCAGCATCAACTCACGACGCTGCAAGCTGCAGTCGAGCAAGCGAGTcaggcgcgacaggcgcagctgcaggtcgCCTCGGCGTCACTCGAGAAGCTGAGCGAGCTGGACAAGATgctgcgcgaggaaggcgaagtgGATCCTGAGGAAGCGGTTGGggcggacgacgccgagaTGGAGGATCTCGACGCACAGGACGAAGCCGGCAGGAGCcgacagaagaggagaatCGTGGCAGAAGAGGGTGACGAACGCGCGTCCGACGCCGCAAGAGGAGCGTCTTCTGctgacgcggaagacgaggaagcggaggcgagcagcgaggacgatttcccgtcgctgctgcggcggcgtttcgGCGAGGTGCTCAAGCAGCTCCGCCTGGAgacgcgtctctccgccccGCACCTGCGCACCCTGGACAAAAAGACGCTGCTCGCCGAGAAACAAAAGTTCGCGGTCGATCAGAAGAAGGGGaaagccgccgcctcagctgcaggcgcgggcgagggcggcggcagcctccaCGCACTCGTGCTGTACagacagaagaaaacagagtacgagaggaaggaggacgAGATGCAGAAAGcctggaaggcgcgcgaggcttccAAGCGAAACGTCGacctcctctgcgcagaaCGAAAGAAGGAGTTCATGGATGCGTTTGTGATCATCGCGGCCAAACTCAAAGAAACCTACCGG ATGCTCAGccaaggaggcgacgcagaactCGAGCTGGTCGACTCCTCAGACCCGTTTTCAGAGGGCATTCTGCTTTCCGtgcggccgccgaagaaaaGTTGGCGCTTGATTCAGCATCTCTCAG gaggagagaagacgctgaGCAGTTTGTCACTGGTTTTCGCGCTGCACCACTACTCGCCCACGTGCGTGTACTTCCTCGATGAAATTGACGCCGCGCTCGACTACCGCAACGTCTCGATTCTCGCTAATTTCGTGAagcagaaagcgaaggaCGCACAGTTCATCATCATATCACTGCGAAACCAGCTCTTCGAACTCGCGAACCGCCTC GTGGGAATTTACAAGACGCACGACGTGACCAAGTCTGTCGCGGTCGACCCGGGGCGGTTCTCCTGCGACGAAAACAAAAACGAAAACAAATCCGAAAACAGACTCGAGCTGAACGGCAAcaagcgcgccgcgccggcgctgggTGACCAGGGCAATTTCGCCGCACCCTTCGTGTCGCCGGTTCTACAGACAGGCCGCAAGCGGGAGGggaaggcgcgagacgagTTCGCGCAGACTCCGCTTCTGGAGCTTCCGGACGGGGCGTAA
- a CDS encoding hypothetical protein (encoded by transcript BESB_010100): MANVETTPEIPSVGAVPALVVSETVPAAAAEAKSPTSQAPAAVVETIMTDGTPYRAVGTGENTDPIAVQVAAIRQQQEMYGGFGSPYALNTPAMGLRSQPYPGMGGQTPLIQLPSAPGAIPLTASFYNAPTSLPGPCYYDPYGMLNPAACFSPMPIAAEDPAAQQKSLATPPARKARRWCC, encoded by the exons ATGGCGAACGTTGAGACCACCCCCGAAATCCCCAGCGTCGGGGCGGTTCCCGCCTTGGTCGTCTCCGAGACTgtccctgcggccgcggcggaggccaaGAGCCCAACTAGCCAGGCACCGGCGGCGGTTGTGGAGACCATCATGACTGACGGCACGCCCTACCGCGCCGTCGGCACTGGCGAAAACACCGACCCGATTGCAGTCCAGGTCGCCGCCATCCGACAGCAGCAGGAGATGTACGGTGGATTTGGCTCCCCCTACGCGCTCAACACACCCGCCATG GGCTTGCGCAGCCAGCCGTACCCGGGCATGGGAGGTCAGACGCCTCTGATTCAGTTGCCTagcgcgcccggcgcgatTCCGCTCACTGCCTCCTTCTACAACGCTCCGACTTCGCTGCCTGGTCCGTGCTACTACGACCCCTACGGCATGCTCAACCCTGCTGCCTGCTTCTCGCCGATGCCGATCGCTGCCGAAGACCCCGCTGCCCAGCAGAAGTCGCTGGCAACTCCGCCCGCccggaaggcgcgccgctggtgcTGCTGA